In one Shewanella loihica PV-4 genomic region, the following are encoded:
- a CDS encoding GNAT family N-acetyltransferase → MQIREIQAQDWPAILRIQDECYPDIEPESLAALQSKARLSPQTCFVVTQDDAVIGYCLAHPWQRDLPPSLEQVLDAAPKQETLYLHDIAFSAKARGLGAGAAVFNRLIEQARNKALDSISLVAVGGAHTYWQRLGFKSRIIDKSLGSYPEDACYMVYAIDADNPGYAYQD, encoded by the coding sequence ATGCAGATACGAGAGATACAGGCCCAGGATTGGCCAGCCATTTTACGCATTCAAGACGAGTGCTATCCCGACATCGAGCCCGAGTCCCTCGCTGCCCTGCAGAGTAAGGCCCGGCTCTCCCCACAGACCTGTTTTGTGGTCACGCAAGACGATGCCGTCATAGGCTATTGCCTGGCGCACCCCTGGCAGCGCGACCTGCCGCCGAGTCTGGAGCAGGTGCTCGACGCAGCGCCCAAGCAGGAGACCCTCTACCTGCACGATATCGCCTTTTCAGCCAAGGCTCGGGGCCTGGGGGCCGGCGCGGCCGTGTTTAATCGCCTCATCGAACAGGCCAGAAACAAGGCGCTGGATAGCATCTCGCTAGTGGCCGTGGGCGGCGCCCACACATATTGGCAACGTCTGGGCTTTAAATCGCGTATAATCGACAAATCCTTAGGCAGCTACCCGGAAGATGCCTGCTACATGGTGTATGCCATCGACGCAGATAACCCTGGCTATGCCTATCAGGACTGA
- the lptF gene encoding LPS export ABC transporter permease LptF, whose amino-acid sequence MIVFRYLIREVLKAQMAVLLVLLAIFISQHFVRVLADASDGEFPASLVMTLLGLNLPYLAVLVVPLSLFLGILVAHGRMYAESEMVVFHSVGVSEWYVTRVTLLLAVANMLFTGFLVIYVTPWAEETQNRVLENAQSEAGLAALTQGRFQTSPNGRAVLFVERIGRDNQLDKVFVAQLPDPEDGASQSNIVVAQGGSVIEDESGEQRLKLNDGIQYQSKQNQLDYQVVQFAGYEMQIKEQEVDQRRRKLSALPIDQLLDTEGPEAVAEFHWRLAIPLAIPFMTLIAVPMARVNVRQGKFAKMFPAILLYLGYFGLMIAGRKALEDEVIPAYLGMWWIHASALFLGMLLLSKERPAGAKLSGLLKRKKVAA is encoded by the coding sequence GTGATTGTATTTAGATACTTGATTCGTGAAGTTTTAAAAGCGCAGATGGCAGTGCTTTTAGTACTGTTAGCTATTTTTATTAGCCAACATTTTGTTCGTGTACTCGCTGATGCATCCGATGGCGAGTTTCCCGCCTCTCTGGTGATGACCCTCCTAGGCCTTAATCTTCCCTATCTTGCCGTGCTTGTGGTGCCTCTGAGTCTGTTTTTGGGGATCCTGGTGGCCCATGGCCGTATGTACGCCGAAAGCGAGATGGTGGTCTTCCACAGCGTCGGCGTGAGTGAATGGTATGTCACTCGGGTGACCCTGCTACTCGCCGTCGCCAACATGCTGTTTACCGGCTTTTTAGTCATCTATGTCACCCCCTGGGCCGAAGAGACCCAAAACCGTGTGCTTGAAAATGCCCAGTCGGAGGCAGGCCTGGCGGCATTGACCCAGGGGCGTTTCCAGACCAGTCCTAACGGCCGCGCGGTACTCTTCGTCGAGCGGATCGGCCGTGACAATCAACTGGATAAGGTGTTCGTGGCTCAGCTACCAGACCCGGAAGATGGCGCCAGCCAGTCCAATATCGTGGTGGCCCAAGGGGGCAGCGTGATCGAGGATGAAAGCGGCGAGCAGCGCCTCAAGCTCAACGATGGTATCCAGTACCAGAGCAAGCAGAATCAGCTCGATTATCAGGTGGTGCAGTTTGCCGGTTACGAGATGCAGATCAAGGAGCAGGAGGTGGATCAGCGCCGCCGCAAACTGTCGGCCTTGCCAATCGACCAGCTGCTGGATACCGAGGGGCCCGAGGCCGTGGCCGAGTTCCACTGGCGTCTGGCCATCCCGCTGGCGATCCCTTTCATGACGCTGATCGCTGTGCCCATGGCGCGGGTGAATGTGCGCCAGGGTAAGTTTGCCAAGATGTTCCCGGCGATCTTGCTCTATCTGGGTTATTTCGGCTTGATGATTGCCGGGCGCAAGGCGCTCGAAGATGAGGTGATCCCAGCCTATCTCGGTATGTGGTGGATCCATGCCTCGGCGCTGTTTTTAGGGATGTTGCTGCTGAGTAAGGAGCGCCCCGCGGGGGCTAAGCTTTCTGGCTTGCTAAAGCGTAAGAAGGTGGCGGCATGA
- a CDS encoding RDD family protein, translated as MSNIEHANFPRAGFFRRLGAIVYDLLLAVAVYMVAGAIGFGIFTALTSSGLLAMNGFEHVSDLLNGTPLYKGVYQLWIAFCVGLFYVLFWSYGGQTLGMRAWRLKIQHPNGQSLSMITATARLVWSLLGIGNLWILINGDKLALQDMMTRSEVVVLSKEANQMRNWHGV; from the coding sequence ATGTCTAATATTGAACATGCCAATTTTCCCAGAGCCGGCTTCTTTCGCCGCCTGGGCGCGATAGTGTACGACCTGCTGCTGGCGGTCGCCGTCTACATGGTGGCCGGAGCCATAGGCTTCGGTATCTTTACCGCCCTTACCAGCAGTGGCCTGCTGGCCATGAATGGCTTCGAACATGTCTCAGATCTGCTGAATGGCACACCGCTATACAAGGGTGTTTATCAGCTGTGGATCGCCTTCTGCGTCGGCCTCTTCTATGTGCTGTTTTGGAGCTATGGCGGCCAGACCCTGGGCATGCGCGCCTGGCGTTTGAAGATCCAACATCCCAACGGGCAAAGCCTGAGCATGATCACCGCCACCGCACGTCTCGTCTGGTCGCTACTTGGCATAGGTAACCTGTGGATCTTGATCAACGGCGACAAGCTGGCGCTACAGGATATGATGACCCGCTCGGAAGTGGTGGTGCTCTCCAAAGAAGCCAACCAGATGCGTAACTGGCACGGCGTGTAA
- the lptG gene encoding LPS export ABC transporter permease LptG, which produces MRILDLYIARVLLSTSALCLLVLTGLSGIIKWVDQIRLVGRGTYTMVDAGIYVLFLIPRDIEMFFPMAVLLGALIGMGMLASNSELVVMQSAGLSRFQITLSAMKTAVPLMLLVMALGEWGAPVAERHGKELQAVKLSGGSLFKSSRGIWAKDGDLFVNIGEIEDINSLHNIVLYEFDDKLNLVGTIEARRGVYSKDHWRLLDVRQTKITPEQVSLTDLTLYRWESTLTPDKLSVVSVKPEALSIQGLVDYLEYLRVNNQDSGRYELALWRKIMQPITVAVMMLVALSFVFGPLRTVTMGARVLLGVVAGFSFYICNEIFGPMTLVYGLPAVLGAVMPPLIFSSAAIYYIRR; this is translated from the coding sequence ATGAGAATTCTAGATTTATATATCGCCCGTGTCCTGCTGAGCACCTCGGCCCTGTGTCTGCTGGTGTTAACTGGCCTGTCTGGCATCATCAAGTGGGTGGATCAGATTCGTCTGGTGGGACGCGGTACCTACACCATGGTGGATGCCGGCATCTATGTGCTGTTTCTGATCCCGCGGGATATCGAGATGTTTTTCCCCATGGCGGTGCTCCTCGGGGCGCTGATCGGCATGGGCATGCTGGCGTCGAACTCTGAGCTGGTGGTGATGCAGTCGGCGGGCTTGTCTCGCTTTCAGATCACCCTGTCGGCGATGAAGACGGCGGTGCCGCTGATGCTCTTGGTGATGGCCCTGGGGGAATGGGGCGCGCCGGTGGCCGAACGTCACGGCAAGGAGCTGCAGGCGGTTAAACTCTCCGGCGGTAGCCTGTTTAAGTCGAGCCGGGGGATCTGGGCCAAAGATGGTGACCTGTTCGTTAACATAGGCGAGATAGAGGATATCAACAGCCTGCACAATATCGTGCTCTATGAGTTCGACGATAAACTGAATCTGGTGGGCACCATAGAGGCGCGCCGTGGCGTTTACTCTAAGGATCATTGGCGCCTGCTCGATGTGCGTCAGACCAAGATCACTCCAGAGCAGGTGAGCCTGACGGATCTCACCCTGTATCGCTGGGAGTCGACTCTGACCCCGGATAAGCTGAGCGTAGTGTCGGTAAAACCCGAGGCCTTGTCGATTCAGGGGCTGGTGGATTATCTCGAGTACCTGAGGGTGAATAACCAGGATTCGGGCCGCTATGAGCTGGCACTATGGCGTAAGATCATGCAGCCTATCACTGTGGCCGTGATGATGCTGGTGGCCCTGTCATTCGTGTTTGGTCCGCTGCGTACTGTGACCATGGGCGCGCGGGTGCTGCTGGGTGTCGTCGCTGGTTTCAGCTTCTATATCTGTAACGAGATCTTCGGCCCCATGACTCTGGTGTATGGCCTACCGGCCGTGCTGGGCGCCGTGATGCCGCCGCTTATCTTCAGTAGCGCGGCCATCTACTATATTCGCCGCTAG
- a CDS encoding winged helix-turn-helix domain-containing protein, with protein sequence MSLKHADSSIKLSSKVFELLMLFIDSPDNVVSRQQAIDTIWLGNEGVGKKGFTNGIWVLRKTFKDLGVEEEVFNTLPKLGYQLTLTVQPIDSQTTSGPTRSYTRYAAFIAISLITALLLWLTWSEVTDEQPVQLSQLRPVTNPTKLKVTNYGGVEEHIAVSHDGQRLAMQWRDNSLSGKIYIKELSQVDAPLTLISFENNEEASPAWSRSDEKLAYVRLDPAGGCQVRVRNLLDNTDQLIASDCFYIPYKRIVSWSGIDDKRLLYAKKMQDRVALMAYNFDTAEHQQVSFPDKNEIDYAPKWLDQDTQLAFIRERAASNLLSLILQTADGSELELIQNSPSIVDFDYSAREQLFYVNNLDGAAAIISRILMDGSQLAPLAQSGLPSSISLSDTQAMLYVTEHISKEYITQQAYGDGKQLRRISSSSRDMYGKYANATGDILFLSNRSALWSIWRNNKVSSKNITHSLGNVGVPAISPVSSDFAVNIISDTGRTLYIGNIESENFRAIDIQGIEADNLSWSADGEALYFKGFAKKKNGIYKLNVKSGELEKIPQQQGVYAIEGQDANHLYLSKFDQNGIWHLDRTTNQMTLITDKLAKYDYGAFYYEQGYLYFLSRDAERDAIMRISLADNDHKPELVQSFAPDAVRKFFGLAPADGHSFLVTLKLANEADVFGYKLVTE encoded by the coding sequence ATGTCATTAAAACACGCAGACAGCAGCATAAAACTCTCCTCCAAAGTCTTCGAACTCCTGATGCTCTTCATCGACAGTCCAGACAATGTCGTCTCGCGCCAACAGGCGATCGACACCATCTGGCTAGGCAACGAAGGGGTCGGCAAGAAGGGCTTCACCAACGGCATCTGGGTACTGAGAAAAACCTTTAAGGATCTGGGGGTCGAAGAGGAGGTGTTTAATACCCTGCCTAAACTCGGCTATCAACTCACCCTGACGGTGCAGCCCATCGACAGCCAAACAACCTCAGGCCCGACTCGCTCCTATACCCGCTACGCAGCCTTTATCGCTATTTCACTCATAACAGCTCTGCTCCTTTGGCTAACCTGGAGCGAGGTTACCGACGAGCAACCCGTGCAGCTCAGCCAGCTACGGCCTGTCACAAACCCAACCAAGCTCAAGGTGACCAACTATGGTGGGGTCGAAGAGCATATCGCCGTGTCCCATGATGGCCAGCGACTGGCCATGCAGTGGCGCGACAACTCCCTGAGCGGCAAGATCTATATCAAGGAGCTGAGTCAGGTCGATGCACCGCTGACCCTGATCTCCTTCGAGAACAACGAAGAGGCCTCCCCCGCCTGGTCACGCTCCGATGAAAAGCTGGCCTATGTGCGTCTCGACCCGGCTGGTGGCTGTCAGGTCAGGGTGAGAAACCTTTTGGATAACACCGACCAACTCATCGCCTCCGACTGTTTCTATATCCCCTATAAGCGCATCGTCTCCTGGTCCGGGATCGATGACAAACGCCTGCTCTACGCCAAGAAGATGCAGGACCGCGTGGCCCTAATGGCCTACAACTTCGACACGGCTGAGCATCAGCAGGTGAGTTTTCCCGATAAGAACGAGATAGACTACGCCCCCAAATGGCTGGACCAGGATACCCAGCTGGCCTTCATTCGCGAGCGGGCGGCCTCCAACTTGCTCAGCCTGATCCTACAGACGGCGGATGGCAGTGAGCTTGAGCTTATCCAAAACAGCCCCAGCATAGTCGATTTCGACTACTCGGCCCGCGAGCAGCTGTTTTACGTCAACAATCTCGACGGCGCGGCGGCCATCATCTCCCGTATTCTTATGGACGGCAGCCAGCTGGCACCGCTGGCGCAATCTGGCTTACCCAGCAGCATCAGCCTCTCTGACACACAAGCCATGCTCTATGTGACCGAACATATCTCCAAGGAGTACATCACCCAGCAGGCCTACGGTGATGGCAAGCAGCTCAGGCGCATTTCCTCCTCCTCCCGTGACATGTATGGTAAGTATGCCAATGCCACTGGCGATATCCTGTTTCTCTCCAACCGCTCTGCCCTCTGGTCTATCTGGCGCAACAACAAGGTGAGCAGCAAGAACATCACCCACTCTCTCGGTAATGTCGGCGTGCCGGCTATCTCTCCCGTGAGCAGCGACTTTGCGGTCAATATCATCTCCGACACGGGCCGCACCCTCTACATAGGCAACATAGAATCTGAGAACTTTCGCGCCATCGATATCCAGGGGATCGAGGCCGATAACTTGAGCTGGTCGGCGGATGGCGAAGCCCTCTACTTCAAGGGCTTCGCCAAGAAAAAAAACGGCATCTATAAGCTGAATGTCAAATCTGGCGAGCTTGAAAAGATCCCCCAGCAGCAAGGTGTCTACGCCATCGAGGGTCAGGACGCCAACCATCTCTATCTGTCCAAGTTCGATCAGAACGGCATCTGGCATCTGGATCGCACCACGAACCAGATGACGCTGATCACCGACAAGTTAGCCAAGTATGACTACGGCGCCTTCTATTATGAGCAGGGCTATCTCTATTTCTTGAGTCGCGATGCCGAGCGCGACGCCATCATGCGTATCTCTCTTGCCGACAATGACCACAAGCCAGAGTTAGTGCAAAGTTTTGCCCCAGATGCGGTGCGCAAGTTTTTCGGCCTTGCGCCGGCGGATGGCCACTCCTTCCTGGTCACCTTAAAACTGGCCAACGAGGCCGATGTCTTCGGTTACAAGCTGGTGACAGAATAG
- the pepA gene encoding leucyl aminopeptidase, with protein MEFSVKSGSPEKQRSACIVVGVYEPRRLSGIAEQLDKISEGYISNLLRRGDLEGKPGQMLLLHHVPNVLSERVLLVGCGKERELDERQYKQIITKTINTLNDTGSMEAVCFLTELHVKGRDTYWKVREAVESTQNSLYSFDALKTRKGETRRPLRKLVFNVPTRRELTVGERAIEHGMAVSTGTQLCRDVANMPPNICNPAYLASQARQIAENHENLTVTTVGEEQMAKLGMNSYLAVGRGSHNESVMTVMEYKGAVDSTEKPIVLVGKGLTFDSGGISLKPGEAMDEMKYDMGGAAGVIGTMLALCELKLPINVVGILAGCENMPSSNAYRPGDILTTMSGQTVEVLNTDAEGRLVLCDVLTYVERFDPELVVDTATLTGACVIALGKHASGLFSSHNPLAHELLNAGEQSGDRAWRMPLWDEYQEHLESPFADMTNLGGRPAGAITAACFLSRFAKKYNWAHLDVAGTAWNSGANKGSTGRPVPLLTQFLINRAGVEQGE; from the coding sequence ATGGAGTTTAGCGTTAAGAGCGGCAGCCCGGAAAAACAACGTTCGGCCTGTATTGTCGTTGGTGTCTATGAACCTAGACGCCTCTCTGGTATTGCTGAGCAACTGGATAAAATCAGTGAAGGCTACATTAGCAACTTACTTCGCCGCGGCGACTTAGAGGGTAAGCCGGGTCAGATGCTACTTTTGCATCATGTGCCCAACGTCTTGAGTGAACGCGTCCTTCTTGTAGGTTGTGGCAAAGAACGAGAACTAGACGAACGCCAGTACAAGCAGATCATCACTAAAACCATCAACACCCTAAACGATACAGGTTCAATGGAGGCCGTTTGCTTCCTGACCGAACTGCACGTTAAGGGCCGTGACACCTATTGGAAAGTACGCGAAGCCGTTGAATCGACTCAAAATAGTCTGTACAGCTTCGACGCACTCAAGACCCGTAAGGGCGAGACCCGTCGTCCACTGCGCAAGCTGGTCTTCAATGTACCGACCCGCCGCGAACTCACCGTGGGTGAGCGCGCCATCGAGCACGGTATGGCTGTATCGACCGGTACCCAGCTATGTCGCGACGTGGCCAACATGCCACCAAACATCTGTAACCCGGCTTACCTGGCCTCTCAAGCACGCCAGATTGCCGAGAACCATGAAAACCTCACCGTCACCACGGTAGGCGAAGAGCAGATGGCCAAGCTTGGCATGAACTCATACCTGGCCGTCGGCCGCGGCAGCCATAACGAATCTGTCATGACCGTCATGGAATACAAGGGCGCGGTAGACAGCACAGAGAAGCCAATCGTGCTCGTGGGTAAGGGTCTTACCTTCGACTCGGGCGGTATCTCTCTCAAGCCTGGCGAAGCCATGGATGAGATGAAATATGACATGGGCGGCGCCGCAGGCGTTATCGGTACCATGCTGGCCCTGTGTGAGCTGAAGTTGCCGATCAACGTAGTGGGCATCCTGGCGGGCTGTGAAAACATGCCGTCGAGCAACGCCTACCGTCCAGGGGATATCCTGACCACTATGTCGGGCCAGACAGTCGAAGTGCTCAACACCGACGCCGAAGGCCGTCTGGTACTGTGTGACGTGCTCACCTATGTAGAGCGTTTCGACCCTGAGCTGGTCGTTGACACGGCAACCCTTACCGGTGCCTGTGTGATCGCCTTGGGTAAACACGCCTCGGGTCTATTCTCTTCACACAACCCGCTGGCCCACGAGCTACTGAACGCCGGTGAGCAGAGTGGTGACCGCGCATGGCGGATGCCGCTGTGGGATGAGTACCAGGAGCATCTGGAAAGTCCATTTGCCGACATGACCAACCTGGGTGGTCGTCCTGCCGGTGCCATCACAGCTGCCTGCTTCCTGTCGCGCTTCGCCAAGAAGTACAACTGGGCACATCTTGATGTGGCGGGTACCGCGTGGAACAGTGGTGCTAACAAGGGCTCAACCGGTCGTCCCGTACCGCTACTGACTCAGTTCCTGATCAACCGTGCAGGCGTTGAACAGGGCGAGTAA
- a CDS encoding DUF2960 domain-containing protein, with translation MARRVGYTFKNQYKEINFVYDKFHDIYEAVAAAEGIDLTRYLAMEAQVAMTSKGSQAVKDYRQKEFARFGFSDIHFIRDESAQDES, from the coding sequence ATGGCCCGCAGAGTCGGTTATACCTTTAAGAATCAATACAAAGAGATCAACTTCGTCTACGACAAGTTTCATGACATATACGAAGCCGTGGCCGCAGCCGAGGGAATCGATCTGACCCGCTACCTCGCCATGGAGGCGCAGGTCGCCATGACCTCCAAGGGTTCCCAGGCGGTGAAAGACTATCGCCAGAAGGAGTTCGCCCGTTTCGGCTTTAGCGACATCCACTTTATTCGAGATGAAAGCGCACAGGATGAAAGCTAA
- a CDS encoding S8 family serine peptidase produces the protein MKFTKCTLALCVSTAILSSALQAKTESISAFGVEQAQTRATYTFSLAQTDKAASQLSAQDALNQQAQLLKQIQAIDPQARLVGSSHLLANTVTVEVQQDALAKIRALDAIAQTFHGEQLFSEQTSIAQARSRIASQEASPLSEQANELMSPYTGKETAGTGVSIAIISTGIDYTLPIFGGSGVYGEDNDPETPPPAGSYLEALENGAIEYAGFPTDVVAGGWDFVSENYGNDANPIDQNLEYEAYNGWVYPTGTGTEIASIVHQLAPGAKLHAYKVYNVMEKNGRVSASGPSLNSIVSAFEHAMDPNQDGDTSDHLDIALIDAAGAGAFFDIDGNASPSLLQMLIERVSAQGMTVVTHAGNLGLYSLFGDAEAKHRNWISSEGSATSAITVGAVNHGEDGESKVIPDWAPMGPVRGSQALKPEIVTFTDEQPVAKISNPDETAAKLGSRSGAFTGAARIAAAAAVIKSQHPGFGPAEIKALLANTADISSILESDGVTPAELYAMGHGVENLTNAIASPIVAWETSSNQPYVQFGMHEVAQSKTLHKRITLRNLSDTAQTYQLSYKMTGDKAGYQALTMSLPESVNIPAHSSVILPLTLTITGDKLPQWPLMGTGDHVDANLKATELNGYISLSADDQPEINLGWMVKARSNTSITKKPNAIEYPNYLGYNPDLGKTEWEHLNWGRELYPDTESGSLNYQGYVASFVNESNTATTYQAYPLLLQNPTLPEKLQGLKGHMIKAVGGAVYDDAQCSVTGKKLNIAVSLFQPADVALPNFFERGPRLFTYDLFYEATVKENGWDKSFEGAYIYDDAQKVNQPFVALNDKGQPTTYVIDLNLPYDYSNPTGRYKESTLPTFFANNGRNIVSQVCLEDMFHHELDSVEDFDQNFGFHIETDRHTGKAQYEPITQFNPIKGGSYTTEESCYLDWFSGEEVCSETVFDRSLKIGFAGKEDDQVVGDLAFEQTYTAQPGEEVYIASVGTSELGGFGRLPEPKGFMVVSLNDDFMQIGYNALVDDDGSAIAKAKAGQVFSVEENAEVGTVVGEIALDTQGFFTSGSSSYTAFELHITNTLVGTPFAINQETFELYVANPEALDFENNREFEVKITSQRGNSIGETETLTVMVQDINDMAPELNEAVAASLKVAPLSFKSGSSASFNLDVSGLFTDMEGNGLSYQVEGSSFAALSISGTQITGQVDSEGSHPLTIIASDGEHEVSHTLQIEASQAQESDDGGALGWLSLLLGLTAMVRRRR, from the coding sequence ATGAAATTTACCAAATGCACCCTAGCATTGTGCGTCTCGACCGCCATTCTCTCCAGCGCCCTACAGGCCAAGACAGAATCGATCTCAGCCTTTGGCGTGGAGCAGGCGCAGACCAGGGCGACCTACACTTTCTCACTGGCGCAGACAGACAAAGCCGCTAGCCAGCTCAGCGCCCAGGATGCCCTCAACCAACAGGCGCAGCTACTTAAGCAGATCCAGGCCATAGACCCACAGGCACGCCTGGTAGGCAGCAGCCATCTACTGGCCAATACCGTCACCGTCGAGGTACAGCAAGATGCGCTGGCCAAGATCCGTGCACTGGATGCCATCGCCCAAACCTTTCACGGCGAGCAGCTCTTTAGCGAGCAGACCTCGATAGCCCAAGCTCGCTCACGCATCGCCAGCCAAGAAGCCAGCCCCCTCAGCGAACAAGCTAACGAGCTGATGAGCCCCTACACAGGTAAAGAGACCGCAGGCACAGGCGTCAGCATCGCCATCATCTCTACCGGTATCGACTATACCCTGCCAATCTTCGGCGGCTCTGGCGTCTATGGTGAAGACAATGACCCCGAAACGCCGCCACCGGCAGGCAGCTACCTGGAAGCTCTTGAAAATGGGGCCATCGAGTACGCAGGTTTCCCCACTGATGTCGTGGCCGGGGGCTGGGACTTTGTCAGCGAAAACTATGGCAACGATGCCAACCCGATAGATCAGAACCTAGAATATGAAGCCTATAATGGCTGGGTCTACCCCACAGGCACGGGCACTGAGATCGCCAGTATAGTGCATCAGCTCGCACCAGGCGCCAAGCTACACGCTTACAAGGTGTATAACGTGATGGAGAAGAACGGCAGGGTATCGGCCTCTGGCCCCAGCCTTAACTCCATTGTCTCGGCCTTCGAACATGCCATGGATCCTAACCAGGATGGCGACACTAGCGATCATCTGGATATCGCCCTGATCGACGCGGCGGGCGCGGGCGCCTTCTTCGACATCGACGGCAACGCCTCCCCTAGCCTGCTGCAGATGCTGATCGAACGCGTCTCAGCTCAAGGCATGACAGTGGTGACCCACGCCGGTAACCTGGGCCTCTACTCGCTATTTGGCGATGCCGAGGCCAAACATCGCAACTGGATCTCCAGCGAAGGTAGCGCCACTTCGGCCATTACCGTCGGCGCCGTCAACCATGGCGAGGATGGCGAGAGCAAGGTCATTCCCGACTGGGCACCTATGGGCCCGGTGCGCGGCTCCCAGGCCCTTAAGCCTGAGATAGTTACCTTTACCGATGAGCAGCCAGTCGCCAAGATCTCTAACCCAGATGAGACCGCCGCCAAGCTGGGGAGTCGCAGCGGCGCCTTCACAGGTGCGGCGCGCATCGCGGCGGCGGCAGCCGTGATCAAGAGCCAGCACCCAGGCTTCGGTCCCGCCGAGATCAAGGCCCTGCTGGCCAATACCGCCGACATCTCTTCAATCCTGGAGAGTGACGGCGTGACCCCAGCAGAGCTTTATGCTATGGGCCATGGTGTCGAAAACCTCACCAACGCCATCGCCTCGCCTATCGTTGCCTGGGAAACCAGCAGCAACCAGCCCTATGTGCAGTTTGGCATGCATGAGGTCGCCCAAAGCAAGACGCTGCATAAGCGCATAACCCTGAGAAACCTCTCAGATACGGCGCAAACCTATCAACTCTCCTACAAGATGACCGGGGACAAGGCCGGCTACCAGGCGCTGACCATGAGCCTGCCCGAGAGCGTGAACATTCCGGCGCACTCGAGCGTGATCCTGCCGCTCACCCTGACCATAACGGGCGACAAGCTGCCCCAGTGGCCACTGATGGGTACAGGCGACCATGTGGATGCCAACCTCAAGGCCACCGAGCTTAACGGCTACATCAGCCTGAGCGCAGATGATCAGCCCGAGATCAACCTGGGCTGGATGGTGAAGGCGCGCAGCAACACCAGCATCACTAAGAAGCCCAACGCCATCGAGTACCCTAACTACCTGGGCTATAACCCAGATCTGGGCAAGACAGAATGGGAGCACCTGAATTGGGGCCGCGAGCTCTATCCAGATACCGAATCTGGCTCGCTGAACTATCAGGGCTATGTGGCGTCGTTCGTTAACGAGTCGAACACAGCAACTACTTACCAGGCCTACCCATTGCTGCTGCAAAACCCGACCCTGCCCGAGAAGCTACAGGGGCTGAAGGGGCACATGATCAAGGCGGTCGGTGGTGCTGTCTATGATGACGCCCAGTGCAGTGTGACCGGCAAAAAACTGAACATCGCCGTCAGCCTGTTTCAACCAGCGGATGTGGCCCTGCCCAACTTCTTCGAACGTGGACCGCGCCTGTTTACCTATGACCTTTTCTATGAGGCCACGGTTAAGGAGAACGGCTGGGACAAGAGCTTCGAAGGCGCCTACATCTATGATGACGCACAGAAGGTGAACCAACCCTTCGTCGCCCTCAACGACAAGGGACAACCCACCACCTATGTGATCGATCTCAACCTGCCTTACGACTATTCAAACCCTACGGGCCGCTATAAGGAATCGACGCTGCCGACCTTCTTTGCCAACAACGGGAGAAATATCGTGTCGCAGGTCTGTCTGGAAGATATGTTCCACCACGAGCTGGATAGTGTCGAGGATTTCGACCAAAACTTTGGCTTCCATATCGAAACCGACCGCCACACGGGCAAGGCGCAATATGAGCCTATCACTCAGTTCAACCCCATCAAGGGCGGCAGCTACACCACGGAAGAATCTTGCTACCTAGACTGGTTTAGCGGCGAAGAGGTGTGCTCTGAAACCGTATTCGATCGCTCGCTCAAGATAGGTTTCGCCGGTAAGGAGGACGACCAGGTGGTCGGCGATCTGGCCTTCGAGCAGACCTATACGGCCCAGCCTGGTGAGGAAGTCTATATCGCCTCTGTGGGCACCTCTGAGCTAGGTGGTTTTGGCAGGCTACCCGAGCCTAAGGGCTTCATGGTGGTGAGCCTTAACGACGACTTCATGCAAATAGGCTACAACGCCCTGGTGGACGATGACGGTTCGGCAATTGCAAAAGCCAAAGCCGGACAGGTGTTTAGCGTAGAGGAAAATGCTGAGGTTGGCACAGTCGTCGGCGAGATAGCCCTCGATACCCAGGGCTTCTTTACCTCGGGCTCGAGTTCATATACGGCCTTCGAACTACATATTACCAATACCCTTGTCGGTACACCGTTTGCCATCAATCAGGAGACCTTCGAGCTCTATGTGGCCAATCCTGAGGCCTTGGATTTCGAGAACAACCGCGAGTTCGAAGTCAAGATCACGTCTCAGCGCGGGAACAGCATAGGCGAAACCGAGACCCTGACCGTCATGGTACAGGACATCAATGATATGGCGCCCGAGCTGAATGAAGCAGTTGCAGCATCACTGAAAGTCGCACCACTGAGCTTCAAGTCTGGCTCATCAGCCAGCTTCAACCTGGATGTGAGCGGCCTGTTCACCGACATGGAAGGCAACGGCCTGAGCTACCAGGTAGAAGGCAGCAGCTTCGCCGCCCTGAGCATCTCTGGCACTCAGATAACCGGCCAGGTCGACAGCGAAGGCAGTCATCCTCTGACCATCATCGCCTCCGACGGTGAGCATGAGGTTAGCCACACGCTGCAGATTGAGGCGAGCCAGGCACAGGAAAGCGACGATGGTGGCGCCCTGGGCTGGCTATCGCTACTGCTGGGACTGACGGCCATGGTTCGTCGCCGCCGCTAG